A single region of the Ptychodera flava strain L36383 chromosome 9, AS_Pfla_20210202, whole genome shotgun sequence genome encodes:
- the LOC139140112 gene encoding sperm-associated antigen 6: MSSRQVLQVFEQYQKSRTQFVQTIAELSSRPQNIETLQNAGVMSLLRPLLLDIVPTIQQTAALALGRLANYNDDLAEAVVKGDILPQLVYSLAEQNRFYKKAAAFVLRAVAKHSPQLAQSVVDCSALDALVICLEEFDPGVKEAAAWALGYIARHNAELAQSVVDAGAVPLLVLCIQEPELSLKRIAASALSDICKHSPELAQTVVDSGAIAHLAQMILNPDAKLKRQVFSALSQIAKHSVDLAEMVVEAEIFPAVLTCLKDVDEYVRKNTATLIREIVKHTPELAQLVVNAGGVAAVVDYVGESRGNVRLPGVMMLGYVAAHSENLAMAVIVSKGVTQLAITLAEEPEDHIMAAAAWALGQIGRHTPEHAKAVAVANVLPRLLQCYLRADASEDLQTKSKKALKNILQKCVHLPALEPLLHDAPANILKHVVGQFSKVLPHDAKARRLFVTSGGLKKVQEIKAEPGSALHEYINIINNCYPEEIVRYYSPGYSEQLLERVEQYQPVA, from the exons ATGAGTTCGAGACAGGTCTTACAAG TGTTCGAACAGTATCAGAAGTCAAGAACGCAGTTTGTGCAGACTATTGCTGAACTGTCATCTCGACCACAGAACATTGAGACTTTGCAAAATGCCG GTGTTATGTCCTTGCTGCGTCCTCTCTTACTTGACATCGTCCCAACGATCCAACAGACTGCTGCCTTAGCACTTGGACGACTGGCCAACTACAATGATGACTTGGCTGAAGCAGTTGTCAAAGGAGACATTTTACCACAGCTGGTGTATTCCCTCGCTGAACAGAAT CGTTTCTACAAGAAAGCCGCCGCATTTGTCCTGAGAGCTGTAGCCAAGCATTCACCACAGTTAGCTCAGTCTGTCGTCGACTGTAGTGCGCTTGATGCATTGGTTATTTGCCTTGAGGAGTTTGATCCAGGTGTCAAAGAAGCCGCTGCCTGGGCCTTGGGATACATTGCTCGGCATAATGCTG AATTGGCCCAGTCAGTTGTTGATGCCGGTGCTGTGCCACTGCTGGTGCTCTGTATCCAAGAACCAGAGTTGTCCTTGAAACGCATCGCAGCATCTGCTTTGAGTGATATCTGCAAGCATTCACCAGAGTTGGCACAGACTGTGGTGGACTCTGGAGCCATAGCTCATCTGGCACAAATGATCCTCAACCCTGATGCTAAATTGAAG AGACAAGTATTCTCAGCCCTGAGCCAGATTGCCAAGCACTCTGTTGATCTAGCCGAGATGGTGGTAGAAGCCGAAATCTTCCCAGCTGTCCTAACATGCTTGAAAGATGTCGACGAATATGTACGTAAGAACACAGCTACCTTGATCCGGGAGATTGTCAAACACACGCCAGAACTGGCACAGTTGGTTGTCAATGCTGGTGGTGTTGCTGCAGTCGTTGATTATGTTGGCGAATCACGTGGTAATGTTCGTCTACCTGGTGTCATGATGTTGGGATATGTGGCCGCTCACTCTGAAAATCTTGCAATGGCTGTCATCGTGTCAAAG GGTGTAACTCAACTTGCAATTACCTTGGCTGAAGAACCAGAAGATCACATCATGGCCGCCGCAGCATGGGCCCTTGGGCAGATAGGACGTCACACACCAGAACATGCCAAAGCCGTCGCCGTCGCCAATGTCCTACCCAGACTGTTGCAATGTTATCTACGTGCAGATGCCTCAGAAGATTTGCAGACTAAG TCTAAGAAAGCCTTGAAGAACATCCTCCAGAAATGCGTCCACCTGCCCGCCTTGGAACCACTGTTACACGATGCCCCTGCAAACATACTCAAACACGTCGTCGGTCAATTCAGCAAAGTATTGCCACACGACGCAAAGGCTAGGAGACTCTTCGTCACAAGCGGTGGTCTCAAGAAAGTACAAGAAATCAAGGCAGAACCTGGCAGTGCACTCCATGAATatatcaacatcatcaacaatTGCTACCCTGAAGAAATTGTCAG ATACTACTCACCTGGATATTCAGAACAGCTTTTGGAGAGAGTTGAGCAGTATCAGCCAGTGGCCTAA
- the LOC139140113 gene encoding CDGSH iron-sulfur domain-containing protein 3, mitochondrial-like yields the protein MSALSWMVRCPLTTRFFYVVEARTRPQVRRMTTAVIAAKSPFKVTCEADKRYSWCSCGRSKKQPFCDGAHKGTGMRPLRFTLEEAKELLLCGCKQTKNPPYCDGSHKQDFVQNAII from the exons ATGTCTGCGCTGTCCTGGATGGTGCGATGTCCCCTTACGACTAGGTTTTTCTATGTTGTGGAAGCACGGACGCGTCCTCAG GTTCGTAGGATGACCACGGCAGTGATAGCTGCAAAGAGCCCCTTCAAAGTAACATGTGAAGCAGATAAACGGTACAGTTGGTGCTCATGTGGTAGAAGTAAGAAACAG CCATTTTGCGATGGAGCTCACAAAGGCACTGGAATGCGACCATTACGGTTTACCCTTGAAGAGGCAAAAGAGTTACTCCTGTGTGGATGTAAACAGACCAAAAATCCACCGTATTGCGATGGCAGTCATAAACAGGACTTTGTGCAGAATGCAATAATATaa